In Electrophorus electricus isolate fEleEle1 chromosome 14, fEleEle1.pri, whole genome shotgun sequence, a single window of DNA contains:
- the mrtfab gene encoding myocardin related transcription factor Ab isoform X4: MHILEETSAEPSLQAKQLKLKRARLADDLNDKISHRPGPIELIHKNILPVPALIDTESPKGENSSLDEDSSDALSPDQPGSQDSPLSHAPQHSPSNMLNLNRNPSPTQFVTQVAPSLVNGSASSPPPNLTNATLMATSARPPTGPAKPKSSAERSAQRPKKPKENKPKVKKLKYHQYIPPDQKNDREPPPQLDSSYARILHQQQLFLQLQILSQQQQQHYNYHTILPAPPKLPAEQQPASTNSGPSPSRSVAIPSTAPPSQSGSKSQPAPGGAKPAALPANLDEFKVAELKQELKLRGLTVSGTKNDLIERLKNYQEQNGGPGTAAGTVKMLPAGLLQAAAQSAVPAPVAHQSKDGKVAVTNGVHASAPPQIMRFSSTSSSPPVSPTPSDRSLAGMSTDETSCNGDVFGEMVTSPLTQLSLYPSPEHASPVKEEPLGQLAPSCCLSRAAPLQRLLPQLPEVPLAPLQVDKDQMLQEKDKQIEELTRMLRQKQRLVETLRSQLEQGKRATPASSCDSTSKPEEPACARSNAPRVKEESEAETRPPSKAQTQCSQQTLLKLQQIHQLQVQPQPEQQAPHQQKLQQLTVQQKQPQANQRKQQRPQKQQLPKQQPLQAQQVSQVFANQQTSTQVTTSFALDLLKAHPAPTLLTDGNGNHYLIALANNSLNGESPQSKSNGHITLQRLQSTSIKLPSQTAHEAVDPVNQPQPPQQAVQVKQPSTKVQRTGLHVETVAVHTSSQTVSTPPSLQPFFLSEEPCPLTQTGSPPSLKEEVCPSFDQHTLFTPPSPKLASHSPQHPKENGSNSQHIDDLFDILIKSGEISGGFKANPDPSLSDLHSNPPTPSPSSSPLHLSPPTPPRSQKPADGPERPCLGTARLEDFLESTTGTPLLGVEPDGPLTLIDDLHNQMLSTSSILDHPPSPMDTGDLSFSPHTSSLDFEDPTLDSMDWLDISMGGGNSSGTILIPLSSHTPPSVFSADFLDGSDLQLHWDSCL, translated from the exons ATGCACATACTAGAGG AGACCTCAGCGGAGCCGTCTCTGCAGGCCAAACAGCTGAAGCTGAAAAGAGCCCGCCTGGCCGACGACCTCAACGACAAGATCTCTCACCGGCCCGGCCCCATCGAGCTCATTCATAAGAACATCCTGCCCGTGCCTGCGCTCATAG ATACAGAGTCTCCAAAGGGTGAGAATTCCTCACTGGATGAGGACAGCAGTGATGCTCTGTCTCCTGATCAGCCAGGCAGTCAGGACTCTCCACTAAGCCATGCCCCCCAGCACTCTCCCTCCAATATGCTCAATCTGAACAGAAACCCTTCACCTACACAG TTTGTCACTCAGGTTGCGCCATCTCTGGTTAATGGTTCtgcctcctcccctccaccaaATCTGACCAATGCGACTCTGATGGCTACAAGTGCCCGTCCTCCTACAGGACCTGCCAAA CCAAAGTCTAGTGCCGAGCGGTCTGCTCAACGGCCTAAGAAGCCCAAAGAGAACAAGCCTAAGGTGAAGAAGCTCAAGTATCACCAGTACATCCCGCCTGACCAGAAGAACGACCGCGAGCCCCCTCCCCAGCTGGACTCCTCTTACGCCCGGATCCTCCACCAGCAGCAGCTCTTCCTGCAGCTCCAGATCCTCagccagcaacagcagcagcactacAACTACCACACCATCCTGCCTGCCCCTCCCAA ACTTCCTGCTGAGCAGCAGCCAGCATCCACCAACTCTGGTCCTTCCCCCTCCCGCTCAGTCGCCATACCGTCTACTGCCCCACCTAGTCAGAGTGGATCAAAGAGCCAGCCAGCACCAGGAGGAGCCAAGCCTGCAGCATTGCCTGCGAACCTGGATGAATTCAAA GTTGCGGAGCTTAAGCAGGAGCTAAAACTGAGGGGTTTGACTGTGTCCGGCACCAAGAACGACCTCATAGAGAGACTGAAGAACTACCAGGAGCAGAATGGTGGGccaggaacagcagcagggactgTGAAAATGCTCCCAGCTGGGCTGCTGCAGGCTGCGGCCCAGTCTGCCGTCCCTGCCCCTGTGGCACACCAATCCAAAGACGGGAAAGTGGCAGTGACCAATGGGGTCCATGCATCAGCTCCGCCCCAAATCATGCGCTTCAGCAGCACAAGCTCCTCTCCGCCTGTGTCTCCTACACCATCCGATCGCTCGCTGGCTGGAATGAGCACAGATGAGACGAGTTGTAACGGAGACGTGTTTGGAGAAATG GTGACCTCCCCTCTTACACAGCTCAGTCTGTACCCATCGCCAGAGCACGCCTCCCCGGTCAAAGAGGAGCCCCTCGGACAGCTGGCGCCCTCATGCTGTCTGTCGCGGGCCGCCCCCCTGCAGCGTCTCCTCCCTCAGCTGCCGGAGGTCCCGCTGGCGCCCCTGCAGGTGGACAAGGACCAGATGCTGCAGGAGAAGGACAAGCAGATCGAGGAGCTGACGCGCATGCTGCGGCAGAAGCAGAGGCTGGTGGAGACTCTGCGTTCGCAGCTCGAGCAGGGCAAACGTGCCACGCCTGCCTCCAGCTGCGACTCCACCTCCAAGCCCGAGGAGCCGGCATGTGCCCGCAGCAACGCCCCAAGGGTGAAGGAAGAGTCAGAGGCTGAGACCAGGCCACCCAGCAAGGCGCAGACACAGTGCTCGCAGCAGACCCTGCTCAAGCTGCAGCAGATCCACCAGCTGCAGGTGCAGCCGCAGCCAGAGCAACAGGCGCCGCACCAACAGAAACTGCAGCAGCTGACGGTCCAGCAAAAGCAGCCGCAGGCCAATCAGAGGAAGCAGCAGAGGCCACAAAAGCAGCAGCTGCCGAAACAGCAACCGTTACAGGCACAACAG GTATCACAAGTGTTTGCCAATCAACAGACTAGCACTCAGGTGACTACATCTTTCGCGCTGGATCTTCTGAAAGCACACCCAGCACCCACCCTTCTCACAGATGGCAATGGCAACCATTACCTTATTGCACTTGCCAATAACAGCCTGAACGGAGAATCTCCTCAAAGTAAATCCAATGGACACATCACCCTGCAG AGATTGCAATCCACTTCTATAAAGCTCCCCAGCCAGACAGCTCATGAAGCAGTCGATCCTGTGAACCAGCCCCAACCACCCCAGCAAGCTGTCCAGGTCAAACAGCCCAGTACAAAG GTACAAAGGACAGGCCTGCACGTTGAGACTGTTGCTGTTCACACATCAAGCCAGACTGTGTCTACCCCGCCCAGTCTCCAGCCATTCTTCCTCAGTGAAGAGCCATGCCCTCTCACCCAGACCGGATCCCCCCCCTCGCTCAAG GAAGAGGTGTGTCCAAGCTTTGACCAACACACCTTGTTTACCCCACCTTCTCCAAAACTGGCATCCCATTCCCCTCAACATCCCAAA GAGAATGGTTCTAACAGTCAACATATCGATGACTTGTTTGACATTCTCATTAAGAGTGGAG AAATCTCAGGTGGGTTCAAGGCCAACCCAGACCCTTCCCTCTCAGACCTGCACTCCAaccctcccactccctccccaTCCTCCTCCCCGCTGCACCTCTcgcctcccaccccaccccgttCCCAGAAGCCCGCTGATGGGCCCGAGCGGCCCTGCTTAGGAACTGCCCGTCTGGAAGACTTCCTGGAGAGCACTACAGGGACTCCCCTGCTCGGCGTGGAGCCTGATGGCCCGCTGACGCTGATCGATGACCTCCACAATCAAATGCTGAGCACTTCCAGTATTCTGGATCATCCCCCTTCCCCAATGGACACTGGCGACCTGAGCTTCTCCCCCCATACCTCCAGCTTGGACTTCGAAGACCCAACCCTAGACAGCATGGATTGGCTGGACATATCCATGGGTGGAGGGAACAGCTCAGGCACAATTCTGATCCCTCTGAGTTCTCACACGCCCCCTAGTGTGTTCTCAGCAGACTTTCTGGATGGTTCAGACCTTCAGCTCCACTGGGACTCTTGTTTGTAG
- the mrtfab gene encoding myocardin related transcription factor Ab isoform X3, whose amino-acid sequence MLDAVRREVLQLKLQQRRTREELVSQGIMPPLKSPAAFHEQRKSLERARTEDYLKRKIRSRPERSELVRMHILEETSAEPSLQAKQLKLKRARLADDLNDKISHRPGPIELIHKNILPVPALIDTESPKGENSSLDEDSSDALSPDQPGSQDSPLSHAPQHSPSNMLNLNRNPSPTQFVTQVAPSLVNGSASSPPPNLTNATLMATSARPPTGPAKPKSSAERSAQRPKKPKENKPKVKKLKYHQYIPPDQKNDREPPPQLDSSYARILHQQQLFLQLQILSQQQQQHYNYHTILPAPPKLPAEQQPASTNSGPSPSRSVAIPSTAPPSQSGSKSQPAPGGAKPAALPANLDEFKVAELKQELKLRGLTVSGTKNDLIERLKNYQEQNGGPGTAAGTVKMLPAGLLQAAAQSAVPAPVAHQSKDGKVAVTNGVHASAPPQIMRFSSTSSSPPVSPTPSDRSLAGMSTDETSCNGDVFGEMVTSPLTQLSLYPSPEHASPVKEEPLGQLAPSCCLSRAAPLQRLLPQLPEVPLAPLQVDKDQMLQEKDKQIEELTRMLRQKQRLVETLRSQLEQGKRATPASSCDSTSKPEEPACARSNAPRVKEESEAETRPPSKAQTQCSQQTLLKLQQIHQLQVQPQPEQQAPHQQKLQQLTVQQKQPQANQRKQQRPQKQQLPKQQPLQAQQVSQVFANQQTSTQVTTSFALDLLKAHPAPTLLTDGNGNHYLIALANNSLNGESPQSKSNGHITLQRLQSTSIKLPSQTAHEAVDPVNQPQPPQQAVQVKQPSTKVQRTGLHVETVAVHTSSQTVSTPPSLQPFFLSEEPCPLTQTGSPPSLKEEVCPSFDQHTLFTPPSPKLASHSPQHPKENGSNSQHIDDLFDILIKSGEISGGFKANPDPSLSDLHSNPPTPSPSSSPLHLSPPTPPRSQKPADGPERPCLGTARLEDFLESTTGTPLLGVEPDGPLTLIDDLHNQMLSTSSILDHPPSPMDTGDLSFSPHTSSLDFEDPTLDSMDWLDISMGGGNSSGTILIPLSSHTPPSVFSADFLDGSDLQLHWDSCL is encoded by the exons ATGTTGGATGCCGTCAGAAGGGAAG TTCTCCAGCTCAAACTGCAACAGAGGAGGACACGAGAGGAGCTCGTCAGCCAAGGAATTATGCCGC CACTGAAGAGTCCGGCTGCATTTCACGAGCAGAGAAAAAGCCTGGAGAGAGCACGG ACTGAGGATTATTTGAAGAGGAAGATCAGGAGCCGTCCAGAGAGGTCGGAGCTGGTGAGGATGCACATACTAGAGG AGACCTCAGCGGAGCCGTCTCTGCAGGCCAAACAGCTGAAGCTGAAAAGAGCCCGCCTGGCCGACGACCTCAACGACAAGATCTCTCACCGGCCCGGCCCCATCGAGCTCATTCATAAGAACATCCTGCCCGTGCCTGCGCTCATAG ATACAGAGTCTCCAAAGGGTGAGAATTCCTCACTGGATGAGGACAGCAGTGATGCTCTGTCTCCTGATCAGCCAGGCAGTCAGGACTCTCCACTAAGCCATGCCCCCCAGCACTCTCCCTCCAATATGCTCAATCTGAACAGAAACCCTTCACCTACACAG TTTGTCACTCAGGTTGCGCCATCTCTGGTTAATGGTTCtgcctcctcccctccaccaaATCTGACCAATGCGACTCTGATGGCTACAAGTGCCCGTCCTCCTACAGGACCTGCCAAA CCAAAGTCTAGTGCCGAGCGGTCTGCTCAACGGCCTAAGAAGCCCAAAGAGAACAAGCCTAAGGTGAAGAAGCTCAAGTATCACCAGTACATCCCGCCTGACCAGAAGAACGACCGCGAGCCCCCTCCCCAGCTGGACTCCTCTTACGCCCGGATCCTCCACCAGCAGCAGCTCTTCCTGCAGCTCCAGATCCTCagccagcaacagcagcagcactacAACTACCACACCATCCTGCCTGCCCCTCCCAA ACTTCCTGCTGAGCAGCAGCCAGCATCCACCAACTCTGGTCCTTCCCCCTCCCGCTCAGTCGCCATACCGTCTACTGCCCCACCTAGTCAGAGTGGATCAAAGAGCCAGCCAGCACCAGGAGGAGCCAAGCCTGCAGCATTGCCTGCGAACCTGGATGAATTCAAA GTTGCGGAGCTTAAGCAGGAGCTAAAACTGAGGGGTTTGACTGTGTCCGGCACCAAGAACGACCTCATAGAGAGACTGAAGAACTACCAGGAGCAGAATGGTGGGccaggaacagcagcagggactgTGAAAATGCTCCCAGCTGGGCTGCTGCAGGCTGCGGCCCAGTCTGCCGTCCCTGCCCCTGTGGCACACCAATCCAAAGACGGGAAAGTGGCAGTGACCAATGGGGTCCATGCATCAGCTCCGCCCCAAATCATGCGCTTCAGCAGCACAAGCTCCTCTCCGCCTGTGTCTCCTACACCATCCGATCGCTCGCTGGCTGGAATGAGCACAGATGAGACGAGTTGTAACGGAGACGTGTTTGGAGAAATG GTGACCTCCCCTCTTACACAGCTCAGTCTGTACCCATCGCCAGAGCACGCCTCCCCGGTCAAAGAGGAGCCCCTCGGACAGCTGGCGCCCTCATGCTGTCTGTCGCGGGCCGCCCCCCTGCAGCGTCTCCTCCCTCAGCTGCCGGAGGTCCCGCTGGCGCCCCTGCAGGTGGACAAGGACCAGATGCTGCAGGAGAAGGACAAGCAGATCGAGGAGCTGACGCGCATGCTGCGGCAGAAGCAGAGGCTGGTGGAGACTCTGCGTTCGCAGCTCGAGCAGGGCAAACGTGCCACGCCTGCCTCCAGCTGCGACTCCACCTCCAAGCCCGAGGAGCCGGCATGTGCCCGCAGCAACGCCCCAAGGGTGAAGGAAGAGTCAGAGGCTGAGACCAGGCCACCCAGCAAGGCGCAGACACAGTGCTCGCAGCAGACCCTGCTCAAGCTGCAGCAGATCCACCAGCTGCAGGTGCAGCCGCAGCCAGAGCAACAGGCGCCGCACCAACAGAAACTGCAGCAGCTGACGGTCCAGCAAAAGCAGCCGCAGGCCAATCAGAGGAAGCAGCAGAGGCCACAAAAGCAGCAGCTGCCGAAACAGCAACCGTTACAGGCACAACAG GTATCACAAGTGTTTGCCAATCAACAGACTAGCACTCAGGTGACTACATCTTTCGCGCTGGATCTTCTGAAAGCACACCCAGCACCCACCCTTCTCACAGATGGCAATGGCAACCATTACCTTATTGCACTTGCCAATAACAGCCTGAACGGAGAATCTCCTCAAAGTAAATCCAATGGACACATCACCCTGCAG AGATTGCAATCCACTTCTATAAAGCTCCCCAGCCAGACAGCTCATGAAGCAGTCGATCCTGTGAACCAGCCCCAACCACCCCAGCAAGCTGTCCAGGTCAAACAGCCCAGTACAAAG GTACAAAGGACAGGCCTGCACGTTGAGACTGTTGCTGTTCACACATCAAGCCAGACTGTGTCTACCCCGCCCAGTCTCCAGCCATTCTTCCTCAGTGAAGAGCCATGCCCTCTCACCCAGACCGGATCCCCCCCCTCGCTCAAG GAAGAGGTGTGTCCAAGCTTTGACCAACACACCTTGTTTACCCCACCTTCTCCAAAACTGGCATCCCATTCCCCTCAACATCCCAAA GAGAATGGTTCTAACAGTCAACATATCGATGACTTGTTTGACATTCTCATTAAGAGTGGAG AAATCTCAGGTGGGTTCAAGGCCAACCCAGACCCTTCCCTCTCAGACCTGCACTCCAaccctcccactccctccccaTCCTCCTCCCCGCTGCACCTCTcgcctcccaccccaccccgttCCCAGAAGCCCGCTGATGGGCCCGAGCGGCCCTGCTTAGGAACTGCCCGTCTGGAAGACTTCCTGGAGAGCACTACAGGGACTCCCCTGCTCGGCGTGGAGCCTGATGGCCCGCTGACGCTGATCGATGACCTCCACAATCAAATGCTGAGCACTTCCAGTATTCTGGATCATCCCCCTTCCCCAATGGACACTGGCGACCTGAGCTTCTCCCCCCATACCTCCAGCTTGGACTTCGAAGACCCAACCCTAGACAGCATGGATTGGCTGGACATATCCATGGGTGGAGGGAACAGCTCAGGCACAATTCTGATCCCTCTGAGTTCTCACACGCCCCCTAGTGTGTTCTCAGCAGACTTTCTGGATGGTTCAGACCTTCAGCTCCACTGGGACTCTTGTTTGTAG
- the mrtfab gene encoding myocardin related transcription factor Ab isoform X5 — protein MTSARAACSTASPRSEAVASELQELSLQSIPSLLPLSERKSVLQLKLQQRRTREELVSQGIMPPLKSPAAFHEQRKSLERARTEDYLKRKIRSRPERSELVRMHILEETSAEPSLQAKQLKLKRARLADDLNDKISHRPGPIELIHKNILPVPALIDTESPKGENSSLDEDSSDALSPDQPGSQDSPLSHAPQHSPSNMLNLNRNPSPTQFVTQVAPSLVNGSASSPPPNLTNATLMATSARPPTGPAKPKSSAERSAQRPKKPKENKPKVKKLKYHQYIPPDQKNDREPPPQLDSSYARILHQQQLFLQLQILSQQQQQHYNYHTILPAPPKLPAEQQPASTNSGPSPSRSVAIPSTAPPSQSGSKSQPAPGGAKPAALPANLDEFKVAELKQELKLRGLTVSGTKNDLIERLKNYQEQNGGPGTAAGTVKMLPAGLLQAAAQSAVPAPVAHQSKDGKVAVTNGVHASAPPQIMRFSSTSSSPPVSPTPSDRSLAGMSTDETSCNGDVFGEMVTSPLTQLSLYPSPEHASPVKEEPLGQLAPSCCLSRAAPLQRLLPQLPEVPLAPLQVDKDQMLQEKDKQIEELTRMLRQKQRLVETLRSQLEQGKRATPASSCDSTSKPEEPACARSNAPRVKEESEAETRPPSKAQTQCSQQTLLKLQQIHQLQVQPQPEQQAPHQQKLQQLTVQQKQPQANQRKQQRPQKQQLPKQQPLQAQQVSQVFANQQTSTQVTTSFALDLLKAHPAPTLLTDGNGNHYLIALANNSLNGESPQSKSNGHITLQRLQSTSIKLPSQTAHEAVDPVNQPQPPQQAVQVKQPSTKVQRTGLHVETVAVHTSSQTVSTPPSLQPFFLSEEPCPLTQTGSPPSLKEEVCPSFDQHTLFTPPSPKLASHSPQHPKENGSNSQHIDDLFDILIKSGEISGGFKANPDPSLSDLHSNPPTPSPSSSPLHLSPPTPPRSQKPADGPERPCLGTARLEDFLESTTGTPLLGVEPDGPLTLIDDLHNQMLSTSSILDHPPSPMDTGDLSFSPHTSSLDFEDPTLDSMDWLDISMGGGNSSGTILIPLSSHTPPSVFSADFLDGSDLQLHWDSCL, from the exons ATGACGTCTGCCCGGGCCGCATGCTCCACTGCCAGCCCCAGGAGCGAGGCTGTGGCCAGCGAGCTGCAGGAGCTCTCTCTGCAGTCCATCCCCAGTCTACTGCCATTAAGCGAGAGGAAGAGCG TTCTCCAGCTCAAACTGCAACAGAGGAGGACACGAGAGGAGCTCGTCAGCCAAGGAATTATGCCGC CACTGAAGAGTCCGGCTGCATTTCACGAGCAGAGAAAAAGCCTGGAGAGAGCACGG ACTGAGGATTATTTGAAGAGGAAGATCAGGAGCCGTCCAGAGAGGTCGGAGCTGGTGAGGATGCACATACTAGAGG AGACCTCAGCGGAGCCGTCTCTGCAGGCCAAACAGCTGAAGCTGAAAAGAGCCCGCCTGGCCGACGACCTCAACGACAAGATCTCTCACCGGCCCGGCCCCATCGAGCTCATTCATAAGAACATCCTGCCCGTGCCTGCGCTCATAG ATACAGAGTCTCCAAAGGGTGAGAATTCCTCACTGGATGAGGACAGCAGTGATGCTCTGTCTCCTGATCAGCCAGGCAGTCAGGACTCTCCACTAAGCCATGCCCCCCAGCACTCTCCCTCCAATATGCTCAATCTGAACAGAAACCCTTCACCTACACAG TTTGTCACTCAGGTTGCGCCATCTCTGGTTAATGGTTCtgcctcctcccctccaccaaATCTGACCAATGCGACTCTGATGGCTACAAGTGCCCGTCCTCCTACAGGACCTGCCAAA CCAAAGTCTAGTGCCGAGCGGTCTGCTCAACGGCCTAAGAAGCCCAAAGAGAACAAGCCTAAGGTGAAGAAGCTCAAGTATCACCAGTACATCCCGCCTGACCAGAAGAACGACCGCGAGCCCCCTCCCCAGCTGGACTCCTCTTACGCCCGGATCCTCCACCAGCAGCAGCTCTTCCTGCAGCTCCAGATCCTCagccagcaacagcagcagcactacAACTACCACACCATCCTGCCTGCCCCTCCCAA ACTTCCTGCTGAGCAGCAGCCAGCATCCACCAACTCTGGTCCTTCCCCCTCCCGCTCAGTCGCCATACCGTCTACTGCCCCACCTAGTCAGAGTGGATCAAAGAGCCAGCCAGCACCAGGAGGAGCCAAGCCTGCAGCATTGCCTGCGAACCTGGATGAATTCAAA GTTGCGGAGCTTAAGCAGGAGCTAAAACTGAGGGGTTTGACTGTGTCCGGCACCAAGAACGACCTCATAGAGAGACTGAAGAACTACCAGGAGCAGAATGGTGGGccaggaacagcagcagggactgTGAAAATGCTCCCAGCTGGGCTGCTGCAGGCTGCGGCCCAGTCTGCCGTCCCTGCCCCTGTGGCACACCAATCCAAAGACGGGAAAGTGGCAGTGACCAATGGGGTCCATGCATCAGCTCCGCCCCAAATCATGCGCTTCAGCAGCACAAGCTCCTCTCCGCCTGTGTCTCCTACACCATCCGATCGCTCGCTGGCTGGAATGAGCACAGATGAGACGAGTTGTAACGGAGACGTGTTTGGAGAAATG GTGACCTCCCCTCTTACACAGCTCAGTCTGTACCCATCGCCAGAGCACGCCTCCCCGGTCAAAGAGGAGCCCCTCGGACAGCTGGCGCCCTCATGCTGTCTGTCGCGGGCCGCCCCCCTGCAGCGTCTCCTCCCTCAGCTGCCGGAGGTCCCGCTGGCGCCCCTGCAGGTGGACAAGGACCAGATGCTGCAGGAGAAGGACAAGCAGATCGAGGAGCTGACGCGCATGCTGCGGCAGAAGCAGAGGCTGGTGGAGACTCTGCGTTCGCAGCTCGAGCAGGGCAAACGTGCCACGCCTGCCTCCAGCTGCGACTCCACCTCCAAGCCCGAGGAGCCGGCATGTGCCCGCAGCAACGCCCCAAGGGTGAAGGAAGAGTCAGAGGCTGAGACCAGGCCACCCAGCAAGGCGCAGACACAGTGCTCGCAGCAGACCCTGCTCAAGCTGCAGCAGATCCACCAGCTGCAGGTGCAGCCGCAGCCAGAGCAACAGGCGCCGCACCAACAGAAACTGCAGCAGCTGACGGTCCAGCAAAAGCAGCCGCAGGCCAATCAGAGGAAGCAGCAGAGGCCACAAAAGCAGCAGCTGCCGAAACAGCAACCGTTACAGGCACAACAG GTATCACAAGTGTTTGCCAATCAACAGACTAGCACTCAGGTGACTACATCTTTCGCGCTGGATCTTCTGAAAGCACACCCAGCACCCACCCTTCTCACAGATGGCAATGGCAACCATTACCTTATTGCACTTGCCAATAACAGCCTGAACGGAGAATCTCCTCAAAGTAAATCCAATGGACACATCACCCTGCAG AGATTGCAATCCACTTCTATAAAGCTCCCCAGCCAGACAGCTCATGAAGCAGTCGATCCTGTGAACCAGCCCCAACCACCCCAGCAAGCTGTCCAGGTCAAACAGCCCAGTACAAAG GTACAAAGGACAGGCCTGCACGTTGAGACTGTTGCTGTTCACACATCAAGCCAGACTGTGTCTACCCCGCCCAGTCTCCAGCCATTCTTCCTCAGTGAAGAGCCATGCCCTCTCACCCAGACCGGATCCCCCCCCTCGCTCAAG GAAGAGGTGTGTCCAAGCTTTGACCAACACACCTTGTTTACCCCACCTTCTCCAAAACTGGCATCCCATTCCCCTCAACATCCCAAA GAGAATGGTTCTAACAGTCAACATATCGATGACTTGTTTGACATTCTCATTAAGAGTGGAG AAATCTCAGGTGGGTTCAAGGCCAACCCAGACCCTTCCCTCTCAGACCTGCACTCCAaccctcccactccctccccaTCCTCCTCCCCGCTGCACCTCTcgcctcccaccccaccccgttCCCAGAAGCCCGCTGATGGGCCCGAGCGGCCCTGCTTAGGAACTGCCCGTCTGGAAGACTTCCTGGAGAGCACTACAGGGACTCCCCTGCTCGGCGTGGAGCCTGATGGCCCGCTGACGCTGATCGATGACCTCCACAATCAAATGCTGAGCACTTCCAGTATTCTGGATCATCCCCCTTCCCCAATGGACACTGGCGACCTGAGCTTCTCCCCCCATACCTCCAGCTTGGACTTCGAAGACCCAACCCTAGACAGCATGGATTGGCTGGACATATCCATGGGTGGAGGGAACAGCTCAGGCACAATTCTGATCCCTCTGAGTTCTCACACGCCCCCTAGTGTGTTCTCAGCAGACTTTCTGGATGGTTCAGACCTTCAGCTCCACTGGGACTCTTGTTTGTAG